The Bubalus bubalis isolate 160015118507 breed Murrah chromosome 1, NDDB_SH_1, whole genome shotgun sequence genome includes a region encoding these proteins:
- the EIF4G1 gene encoding eukaryotic translation initiation factor 4 gamma 1 isoform X3, with translation MNKAPQPTGPPPAPSPGLPQHFYPSRAQPPSSAASRVQSAAPARPGPAAHVYPAGSQVMMIPSQISYPASQGAYYIPGQGRSTYVVPTQQYPVQPGAPSFYPGASPTEFGTYAGAYYPAQGVQQFPTGVAPPPVLMNQPPQIAPKRERKTIRIRDPNQGGKDITEEIMSGARTASTPTPPQTGGGLEPQANGETPQVAVVVRPDDRSQGAIIGERPGLPGPEHSPSESQPSSPSPTPSPPPVLEPGSEPNLAVLSVPGDTMTTGMMQMSVEESTPTPRESGEPCCLSPEPTPLAEPILEVEVTLSKPVPESEFSSSPLQVPSPLASHKVEILPEPNGTVPSENLEPEVESSPELAPLPPPACPSESPMPVAPTAQPEELLNGAPSPPPVDLSPVSEPEEQAKEAVVSVTPPTVLPAAPAVAPPVASPAQEEDMEEEEEEEEEGEAEGEKGGDEPLPPESTPVPAHLSQNLEVAVATQVAVSVPKRRRKIKELNKKEAVGDLLDAFKEANPGVPEVENQPPAGSNPSPEPEGSSVPLRPEEGEETWDSKEDKIQNAENIQPGEQKYEYKSDQWKPLNLEEKKRYDREFLLGFQFIFASMQKPEGLPHISDVVLDKANKTPLRPLDPSRLQGINCGPDFTPSFANLGRPALSNRGPPRGGPGGELPRGPQAGLGPRRSQQGPRKEPRKIIATVSMTEDIKLNKAEKAWKPSSKRTAADKDRGEEDADGSKTQDLFRRVRSILNKLTPQMFQQLMKQVTQLAIDTEERLKGVIDLIFEKAISEPNFSVAYANMCRCLMALKVPTTEKPTVTVNFRKLLLNRCQKEFEKDKDDDEVFEKKQKEMDEAATAEERGRLKEELEEARDIARRRSLGNIKFIGELFKLKMLTEAIMHDCVVKLLKNHDEESLECLCRLLTTIGKDLDFEKAKPRMDQYFNQMEKIIKEKKTSSRIRFMLQDVLDLRKSNWVPRRGDQGPKTIDQIHKEAEMEEHREHIKVQQLMAKGSDKRRGGPPGPPISRGLPLVDDGGWNTVPISKGSRPIDTSRLTKITKPGSIDSNNQLFAPGGRLSWGKGSSGGSGAKPSDAASEAARPATSTLNRFSALQQAVPTESTDNRRVVQRSSLSRERGEKAGDRGDRLERSERGGDRGDRLDRARTPTTKRSFSKEVEERSRERPSQPDGLRKAASLTEDRDRGREAVKREAALPPVSPPKAALSEEELEKKSRAIIEEYLHLNDMKEAVQCVQELASPSLLFIFVRHGIESTLERSAITREHMGRLLHQLLCAGHLSTAQYYQGLYEILELAEDMEIDIPHVWLYLAELITPILQEGGVPMGELFREITKPLRPLGKAASLLLEILGLLCKSMGPKKVGTLWREAGLSWKEFLPEGQDVSAFVTAQKVEYTLGEESEAPGQRLFSFEELRRQLEKLLQEGSSNQRVLDWIEANLNEQQVTSNTLVRALMTTVCYSAIIFESSLRVDVAVLKARAKLLQKYLCDEQKELQALYALQALVVTLDQPPNLLGMFFDALYDEDVVKEDAFYSWESSKDPAEQQGKGVALKSVTTFFKWLREAEEEESDHN, from the exons ATGAACAAAGCTCCACAGCCCACAGGCCCCCCACCTGCCCCATCCCCTGGACTCCCACAG CACTTCTACCCTAGCCGGGCCCAGCCCCCGAGCAGTGCAGCCTCCCGAGTGCAGAGTGCAGCCCCTGCCCGCCCTGGCCCAGCTGCCCATGTCTACCCTGCTGGATCCCAAGTAATGATGATCCCTTCCCAGATCTCCTACCCAGCCTCCCAGGGGGCCTACTACATCCCTGGACAG GGCCGTTCCACATATGTTGTCCCGACACAGCAGTATCCTGTGCAGCCGGGAGCCCCAAGCTTCTACCCAGGTGCAAGCCCTACAGAGTTTGGGACCTACG ctgGCGCTTACTACCCAGCCCAGGGTGTGCAGCAGTTTCCCACTGGTGTGGCTCCCCCACCTGTTTTGATGAACCAGCCACCCCAGATTGCTCCCAAGAGGGAGCGGAAGACG atcCGAATTCGAGACCCAAACCAAGGAGGGAAGGATATCACGGAGGAGATCATGTCTGGGGCCCGCACTGCCTCCACACCCACACCTCCCCAG ACGGGAGGCGGTCTGGAGCCTCAGGCTAATGGGGAGACACCCCAGGTTGCTGTCGTCGTCCGGCCAG ATGACCGGTCGCAGGGAGCAATCATTGGGGAGCGGCCAGGGCTGCCTGGCCCAGAGCACAGCCCTTCAGAATCCCAGCCTTCATCACCTTCTCCAACCCCATCACCACCCCCAGTCTTGGAACCAGGGTCTGAGCCTAATCTCGCAGTCCTCTCTGTTCCCGGGGACACAATGACAACAGGGATGATGCAGATGTCTGTAGAAGAATCAACCCCCACGCCCCGTGAAAGTGGGGAGCCGTGTTGCCTCTCTCCAGAACCCACTCCCCTCGCTGAACCCATATTGGAAGTAGAAGTGACGCTGAGCAAACCAGTTCCAGAATCTGAGTTCTCTTCCAGTCCTCTCCAGGTTCCCAGCCCCCTGGCATCTCACAAGGTGGAAATTCTTCCTGAGCCTAATGGCACAGTCCCATCTGAGAATTTGGAACCAGAGGTGGAGTCAAGCCCAGAGCttgcccctctccctcctccagcttGTCCCTCTGAATCCCCCATGCCTGTTGCTCCAACTGCCCAACCTGAGGAACTACTCAACGGAGCCCCTTCACCACCACCTGTGGACTTAAGCCCAGTCAGTGAACCTGAGGAACAGGCCAAGGAGGCTGTAGTGTCGGTGACTCCCCCCACTGTCCTTCCTGCTGCCCCAGCTGTGGCTCCTCCAGTGGCTTCCCCTGCTCAGGAGGAGgacatggaggaggaggaagaagaggaagaggaaggagaagctgAGGGTGAGAAGGGAGGAGATGAACCTCTCCCCCCAGAGAGCACCCCTGTCCCAGCCCACCTATCCCAGAATTTGGAGGTGGCAGTAGCCACCCAAG TGGCAGTGTCTGTGCCAAAGAGGAGACGGAAAATTAAGGAGCTCAATAAGAAGGAGGCTGTAGGAGACCTTCTAGATGCCTTCAAGGAG GCGAACCCAGGGGTACCAGAGGTGGAAAATCAGCCTCCTGCAGGCAGCAATCCCAGCCCAGAGCCTGAGGGCAGCAGTGTGCCCCTGCGgcctgaggaaggagaggagacctGGGACTCAAAGGAAGACAAGATTCAAAATGCAGAGAATATCCAGCCAGGGGAACAGAAGTATGAATATAAGTCAG ATCAGTGGAAGCCTCTAAACCTTGAGGAGAAAAAGCGTTATGACCGAGAGTTCCTGCTTGGCTTTCAGTTCATCTTTGCCAGTATGCAGAAGCCTGAGGGATTGCCCCACATTAGTGATGTGGTGTTGGATAAG GCCAATAAAACACCATTGCGACCGCTGGACCCCTCTAGACTTCAGGGCATAAATTGTGGCCCAGACTTCACTCCGTCTTTTGCCAACCTTGGCCGACCAGCCCTTAGCAACCGTGGGCCCCCGAGGGGTGGGCCAGGTGGGGAGCTGCCCCGAGGGCCG CAGGCTGGCCTGGGACCCCGGCGATCTCAGCAGGGCCCCCGAAAGGAACCACGCAAGATCATTGCCACAGTGTCAATGACCGAAGATATAAAGCTGAACAAAGCAGAAAAGGCCTGGAAACCCAGTAGCAAGCGGACGGCGGCTGATAAGGACCGAGGAGAAGAGGATGCTGATGGCAGCAAAACCCAG gaCCTGTTCCGCAGGGTGCGCTCCATCTTGAATAAGCTGACACCCCAGATGTTCCAGCAGCTGATGAAGCAGGTGACGCAGCTAGCCATCGATACCGAGGAACGTCTCAAAGGGGTCATTGACCTCATCTTCGAGAAGGCCATTTCAGAACCCAACTTCTCCGTGGCCTATGCCAACATGTGCCGCTGCCTCATGGCG CTGAAAGTGCCCACTACAGAAAAGCCAACAGTGACTGTGAACTTCCGAAAACTGTTGTTAAATCGATGTCAGAAGGAGtttgaaaaagacaaagatgatGATGAGGTTTTTGAGAAGAAGCAAAAAGAGATGGATGAAGCTGCTACG GCAGAGGAACGGGGACGCCTGAAAGAAGAGCTGGAAGAGGCTCGAGACATAGCCCGGCGGCGCTCATTAGGGAATATCAAGTTTATCGGGGAGTTGTTCAAATTGAAGATGTTAACAGAGGCAATCATGCATGACTGTGTGGTTAAACTACTTAAGAACCACGATGAAGAGTCCCTTGAATGCCTTTGCCGTCTGCTCACCACCATTGGCAAAGACCTGGACTTTGAGAAGGCCAAG CCCCGGATGGATCAGTATTTCAACCAGATGGAAAAAATCATTAAGGAAAAGAAGACTTCATCCCGGATCCGCTTTATGCTGCAGGATGTGCTGGATCTGCGAAAG AGCAACTGGGTGCCACGCCGAGGGGACCAGGGGCCCAAGACAATTGACCAAATCCACAAGGAAGCTGAGATGGAGGAGCATCGGGAGCACATAAAAGTGCAGCAGCTAATGGCCAAGGGCAGCGACAAGCGTCGGGGTGGCCCTCCAGGCCCACCCATCA GCCGTGGCCTTCCACTTGTGGATGATGGTGGCTGGAACACAGTACCCATCAGCAAGGGCAGCCGCCCTATTGACACTTCTCGACTCACTAAGATCACGAAG CCTGGCTCCATTGATTCTAATAACCAGCTGTTTGCACCTGGAGGCCGATTGAGCTGGGGCAAGGGTAGCAGTGGAGGCTCAGGAGCCAAGCCCTCCGATGCAG CATCAGAAGCTGCTCGTCCAGCTACTAGTACCTTGAATCGCTTCTCAGCCCTTCAACAAGCAGTACCAACAGAAAGCACAGACAACAGACGAGTGGTGCAGAG GAGTAGCTTGAGCCGGGAACGAGGTGAGAAAGCTGGGGACCGGGGAGACCGCCTAGAGCGGAGTGAACGGGGAGGTGACCGTGGTGACCGGCTTGATCGCGCCCGGACACCCACCACCAAGCGGAGCTTCAGCAAGGAAGTGGAGGAACGGAGTAGAGAGCGGCCCTCTCAGCCTGATGGACTACGCAAGGCAGCTAGCCTCACGGAGGATCGGGACCGCGGGCGGGAAGCAG TGAAGCGAGAAGCTGCCCTCCCCCCGGTGAGTCCCCCGAAGGCTGCACTCTCTGAAGAGGAGCTGGAGAAGAAATCCAGGGCCATCATTGAGGAGTACCTCCATCTCAATGACATGAAG GAGGCAGTGCAGTGCGTGCAGGAGCTGGCCTCGCCCTCCCTGCTCTTTATCTTTGTACGGCACGGCATCGAGTCCACGCTGGAGCGCAGCGCCATCACGCGGGAGCACATGGGCCGGCTGCTGCACCAGCTGCTCTGTGCCGGGCACCTCTCCACTGCTCAGTACTACCAAGG GCTATATGAAATTCTAGAGTTGGCTGAAGACATGGAAATTGACATCCCTCATGTGTGGCTCTACCTAGCAGAATTGATAACGCCCATTCTGCAGGAAGGTGGGGTGCCAATGGGGGAGCTGTTCAG GGAAATAACAAAACCTCTGAGACCCCTGGGCAAGGCTGCTTCCCTGTTGCTGGAGATCCTGGGGCTCCTGTGCAAAAGCATG GGTCCTAAAAAGGTGGGGACGCTGTGGCGAGAGGCTGGACTCAGCTGGAAGGAATTTCTGCCTGAAGGCCAGGATGTCAGTGCCTTTGTCACTGCGCAG AAGGTGGAGTATACCCTGGGAGAGGAGTCAGAAGCCCCAGGCCAGAGGTTGTTCTCCTTTGAGGAGCTGCGCAGGCAGCTGGAGAAGCTGCTGCAGGAGGGCAGCAGTAACCAGCGGGTGTTGGACTGGATAGAG GCCAACCTGAACGAGCAGCAGGTGACATCCAACACATTAGTTCGAGCCCTTATGACAACTGTCTGCTATTCTGCAATTATCT TTGAGTCTTCTCTCCGAGTGGATGTTGCAGTGCTGAAAGCACGAGCGAAACTGCTACAGAAATACCTATGTGACGAGCAGAAGGAGCTGCAGGCGCTCTATGCCCTCCAGGCCCTTGTAGTGACCTTAGACCAGCCCCCTA ACCTGCTTGGGATGTTCTTCGATGCGCTGTATGACGAGGACGTGGTGAAGGAGGACGCCTTCTATAGCTGGGAGAGTAGCAAGGACCCTGCTGAGCAGCAGGGCAAGGGCGTGGCCCTAAAATCTGTCACGACTTTTTTCAAGTGGCTTCGTGAGGCGGAGGAGGAGGAGTCTGACCACAACTGA
- the EIF4G1 gene encoding eukaryotic translation initiation factor 4 gamma 1 isoform X5, producing the protein MNKAPQPTGPPPAPSPGLPQGRSTYVVPTQQYPVQPGAPSFYPGASPTEFGTYAGAYYPAQGVQQFPTGVAPPPVLMNQPPQIAPKRERKTIRIRDPNQGGKDITEEIMSGARTASTPTPPQTGGGLEPQANGETPQVAVVVRPDDRSQGAIIGERPGLPGPEHSPSESQPSSPSPTPSPPPVLEPGSEPNLAVLSVPGDTMTTGMMQMSVEESTPTPRESGEPCCLSPEPTPLAEPILEVEVTLSKPVPESEFSSSPLQVPSPLASHKVEILPEPNGTVPSENLEPEVESSPELAPLPPPACPSESPMPVAPTAQPEELLNGAPSPPPVDLSPVSEPEEQAKEAVVSVTPPTVLPAAPAVAPPVASPAQEEDMEEEEEEEEEGEAEGEKGGDEPLPPESTPVPAHLSQNLEVAVATQVAVSVPKRRRKIKELNKKEAVGDLLDAFKEANPGVPEVENQPPAGSNPSPEPEGSSVPLRPEEGEETWDSKEDKIQNAENIQPGEQKYEYKSDQWKPLNLEEKKRYDREFLLGFQFIFASMQKPEGLPHISDVVLDKANKTPLRPLDPSRLQGINCGPDFTPSFANLGRPALSNRGPPRGGPGGELPRGPQAGLGPRRSQQGPRKEPRKIIATVSMTEDIKLNKAEKAWKPSSKRTAADKDRGEEDADGSKTQDLFRRVRSILNKLTPQMFQQLMKQVTQLAIDTEERLKGVIDLIFEKAISEPNFSVAYANMCRCLMALKVPTTEKPTVTVNFRKLLLNRCQKEFEKDKDDDEVFEKKQKEMDEAATAEERGRLKEELEEARDIARRRSLGNIKFIGELFKLKMLTEAIMHDCVVKLLKNHDEESLECLCRLLTTIGKDLDFEKAKPRMDQYFNQMEKIIKEKKTSSRIRFMLQDVLDLRKSNWVPRRGDQGPKTIDQIHKEAEMEEHREHIKVQQLMAKGSDKRRGGPPGPPISRGLPLVDDGGWNTVPISKGSRPIDTSRLTKITKPGSIDSNNQLFAPGGRLSWGKGSSGGSGAKPSDAASEAARPATSTLNRFSALQQAVPTESTDNRRVVQRSSLSRERGEKAGDRGDRLERSERGGDRGDRLDRARTPTTKRSFSKEVEERSRERPSQPDGLRKAASLTEDRDRGREAVKREAALPPVSPPKAALSEEELEKKSRAIIEEYLHLNDMKEAVQCVQELASPSLLFIFVRHGIESTLERSAITREHMGRLLHQLLCAGHLSTAQYYQGLYEILELAEDMEIDIPHVWLYLAELITPILQEGGVPMGELFREITKPLRPLGKAASLLLEILGLLCKSMGPKKVGTLWREAGLSWKEFLPEGQDVSAFVTAQKVEYTLGEESEAPGQRLFSFEELRRQLEKLLQEGSSNQRVLDWIEANLNEQQVTSNTLVRALMTTVCYSAIIFESSLRVDVAVLKARAKLLQKYLCDEQKELQALYALQALVVTLDQPPNLLGMFFDALYDEDVVKEDAFYSWESSKDPAEQQGKGVALKSVTTFFKWLREAEEEESDHN; encoded by the exons ATGAACAAAGCTCCACAGCCCACAGGCCCCCCACCTGCCCCATCCCCTGGACTCCCACAG GGCCGTTCCACATATGTTGTCCCGACACAGCAGTATCCTGTGCAGCCGGGAGCCCCAAGCTTCTACCCAGGTGCAAGCCCTACAGAGTTTGGGACCTACG ctgGCGCTTACTACCCAGCCCAGGGTGTGCAGCAGTTTCCCACTGGTGTGGCTCCCCCACCTGTTTTGATGAACCAGCCACCCCAGATTGCTCCCAAGAGGGAGCGGAAGACG atcCGAATTCGAGACCCAAACCAAGGAGGGAAGGATATCACGGAGGAGATCATGTCTGGGGCCCGCACTGCCTCCACACCCACACCTCCCCAG ACGGGAGGCGGTCTGGAGCCTCAGGCTAATGGGGAGACACCCCAGGTTGCTGTCGTCGTCCGGCCAG ATGACCGGTCGCAGGGAGCAATCATTGGGGAGCGGCCAGGGCTGCCTGGCCCAGAGCACAGCCCTTCAGAATCCCAGCCTTCATCACCTTCTCCAACCCCATCACCACCCCCAGTCTTGGAACCAGGGTCTGAGCCTAATCTCGCAGTCCTCTCTGTTCCCGGGGACACAATGACAACAGGGATGATGCAGATGTCTGTAGAAGAATCAACCCCCACGCCCCGTGAAAGTGGGGAGCCGTGTTGCCTCTCTCCAGAACCCACTCCCCTCGCTGAACCCATATTGGAAGTAGAAGTGACGCTGAGCAAACCAGTTCCAGAATCTGAGTTCTCTTCCAGTCCTCTCCAGGTTCCCAGCCCCCTGGCATCTCACAAGGTGGAAATTCTTCCTGAGCCTAATGGCACAGTCCCATCTGAGAATTTGGAACCAGAGGTGGAGTCAAGCCCAGAGCttgcccctctccctcctccagcttGTCCCTCTGAATCCCCCATGCCTGTTGCTCCAACTGCCCAACCTGAGGAACTACTCAACGGAGCCCCTTCACCACCACCTGTGGACTTAAGCCCAGTCAGTGAACCTGAGGAACAGGCCAAGGAGGCTGTAGTGTCGGTGACTCCCCCCACTGTCCTTCCTGCTGCCCCAGCTGTGGCTCCTCCAGTGGCTTCCCCTGCTCAGGAGGAGgacatggaggaggaggaagaagaggaagaggaaggagaagctgAGGGTGAGAAGGGAGGAGATGAACCTCTCCCCCCAGAGAGCACCCCTGTCCCAGCCCACCTATCCCAGAATTTGGAGGTGGCAGTAGCCACCCAAG TGGCAGTGTCTGTGCCAAAGAGGAGACGGAAAATTAAGGAGCTCAATAAGAAGGAGGCTGTAGGAGACCTTCTAGATGCCTTCAAGGAG GCGAACCCAGGGGTACCAGAGGTGGAAAATCAGCCTCCTGCAGGCAGCAATCCCAGCCCAGAGCCTGAGGGCAGCAGTGTGCCCCTGCGgcctgaggaaggagaggagacctGGGACTCAAAGGAAGACAAGATTCAAAATGCAGAGAATATCCAGCCAGGGGAACAGAAGTATGAATATAAGTCAG ATCAGTGGAAGCCTCTAAACCTTGAGGAGAAAAAGCGTTATGACCGAGAGTTCCTGCTTGGCTTTCAGTTCATCTTTGCCAGTATGCAGAAGCCTGAGGGATTGCCCCACATTAGTGATGTGGTGTTGGATAAG GCCAATAAAACACCATTGCGACCGCTGGACCCCTCTAGACTTCAGGGCATAAATTGTGGCCCAGACTTCACTCCGTCTTTTGCCAACCTTGGCCGACCAGCCCTTAGCAACCGTGGGCCCCCGAGGGGTGGGCCAGGTGGGGAGCTGCCCCGAGGGCCG CAGGCTGGCCTGGGACCCCGGCGATCTCAGCAGGGCCCCCGAAAGGAACCACGCAAGATCATTGCCACAGTGTCAATGACCGAAGATATAAAGCTGAACAAAGCAGAAAAGGCCTGGAAACCCAGTAGCAAGCGGACGGCGGCTGATAAGGACCGAGGAGAAGAGGATGCTGATGGCAGCAAAACCCAG gaCCTGTTCCGCAGGGTGCGCTCCATCTTGAATAAGCTGACACCCCAGATGTTCCAGCAGCTGATGAAGCAGGTGACGCAGCTAGCCATCGATACCGAGGAACGTCTCAAAGGGGTCATTGACCTCATCTTCGAGAAGGCCATTTCAGAACCCAACTTCTCCGTGGCCTATGCCAACATGTGCCGCTGCCTCATGGCG CTGAAAGTGCCCACTACAGAAAAGCCAACAGTGACTGTGAACTTCCGAAAACTGTTGTTAAATCGATGTCAGAAGGAGtttgaaaaagacaaagatgatGATGAGGTTTTTGAGAAGAAGCAAAAAGAGATGGATGAAGCTGCTACG GCAGAGGAACGGGGACGCCTGAAAGAAGAGCTGGAAGAGGCTCGAGACATAGCCCGGCGGCGCTCATTAGGGAATATCAAGTTTATCGGGGAGTTGTTCAAATTGAAGATGTTAACAGAGGCAATCATGCATGACTGTGTGGTTAAACTACTTAAGAACCACGATGAAGAGTCCCTTGAATGCCTTTGCCGTCTGCTCACCACCATTGGCAAAGACCTGGACTTTGAGAAGGCCAAG CCCCGGATGGATCAGTATTTCAACCAGATGGAAAAAATCATTAAGGAAAAGAAGACTTCATCCCGGATCCGCTTTATGCTGCAGGATGTGCTGGATCTGCGAAAG AGCAACTGGGTGCCACGCCGAGGGGACCAGGGGCCCAAGACAATTGACCAAATCCACAAGGAAGCTGAGATGGAGGAGCATCGGGAGCACATAAAAGTGCAGCAGCTAATGGCCAAGGGCAGCGACAAGCGTCGGGGTGGCCCTCCAGGCCCACCCATCA GCCGTGGCCTTCCACTTGTGGATGATGGTGGCTGGAACACAGTACCCATCAGCAAGGGCAGCCGCCCTATTGACACTTCTCGACTCACTAAGATCACGAAG CCTGGCTCCATTGATTCTAATAACCAGCTGTTTGCACCTGGAGGCCGATTGAGCTGGGGCAAGGGTAGCAGTGGAGGCTCAGGAGCCAAGCCCTCCGATGCAG CATCAGAAGCTGCTCGTCCAGCTACTAGTACCTTGAATCGCTTCTCAGCCCTTCAACAAGCAGTACCAACAGAAAGCACAGACAACAGACGAGTGGTGCAGAG GAGTAGCTTGAGCCGGGAACGAGGTGAGAAAGCTGGGGACCGGGGAGACCGCCTAGAGCGGAGTGAACGGGGAGGTGACCGTGGTGACCGGCTTGATCGCGCCCGGACACCCACCACCAAGCGGAGCTTCAGCAAGGAAGTGGAGGAACGGAGTAGAGAGCGGCCCTCTCAGCCTGATGGACTACGCAAGGCAGCTAGCCTCACGGAGGATCGGGACCGCGGGCGGGAAGCAG TGAAGCGAGAAGCTGCCCTCCCCCCGGTGAGTCCCCCGAAGGCTGCACTCTCTGAAGAGGAGCTGGAGAAGAAATCCAGGGCCATCATTGAGGAGTACCTCCATCTCAATGACATGAAG GAGGCAGTGCAGTGCGTGCAGGAGCTGGCCTCGCCCTCCCTGCTCTTTATCTTTGTACGGCACGGCATCGAGTCCACGCTGGAGCGCAGCGCCATCACGCGGGAGCACATGGGCCGGCTGCTGCACCAGCTGCTCTGTGCCGGGCACCTCTCCACTGCTCAGTACTACCAAGG GCTATATGAAATTCTAGAGTTGGCTGAAGACATGGAAATTGACATCCCTCATGTGTGGCTCTACCTAGCAGAATTGATAACGCCCATTCTGCAGGAAGGTGGGGTGCCAATGGGGGAGCTGTTCAG GGAAATAACAAAACCTCTGAGACCCCTGGGCAAGGCTGCTTCCCTGTTGCTGGAGATCCTGGGGCTCCTGTGCAAAAGCATG GGTCCTAAAAAGGTGGGGACGCTGTGGCGAGAGGCTGGACTCAGCTGGAAGGAATTTCTGCCTGAAGGCCAGGATGTCAGTGCCTTTGTCACTGCGCAG AAGGTGGAGTATACCCTGGGAGAGGAGTCAGAAGCCCCAGGCCAGAGGTTGTTCTCCTTTGAGGAGCTGCGCAGGCAGCTGGAGAAGCTGCTGCAGGAGGGCAGCAGTAACCAGCGGGTGTTGGACTGGATAGAG GCCAACCTGAACGAGCAGCAGGTGACATCCAACACATTAGTTCGAGCCCTTATGACAACTGTCTGCTATTCTGCAATTATCT TTGAGTCTTCTCTCCGAGTGGATGTTGCAGTGCTGAAAGCACGAGCGAAACTGCTACAGAAATACCTATGTGACGAGCAGAAGGAGCTGCAGGCGCTCTATGCCCTCCAGGCCCTTGTAGTGACCTTAGACCAGCCCCCTA ACCTGCTTGGGATGTTCTTCGATGCGCTGTATGACGAGGACGTGGTGAAGGAGGACGCCTTCTATAGCTGGGAGAGTAGCAAGGACCCTGCTGAGCAGCAGGGCAAGGGCGTGGCCCTAAAATCTGTCACGACTTTTTTCAAGTGGCTTCGTGAGGCGGAGGAGGAGGAGTCTGACCACAACTGA